In Rhodovulum sulfidophilum DSM 1374, the following are encoded in one genomic region:
- the motA gene encoding flagellar motor stator protein MotA, with protein sequence MIGIVGIILIFVMVFGGYVMAGGKMGIILHSLPFEFAMIGGAAAGAFVISNDMAAIKHTLKDISKVFKGPHWKPEDYRDLLCLLFELIRVARQNPLELETHIEAPGDSVIFGRYPKIVADHEAVDLICDTLRAAGMNYDDPHQVEEVLEKRLEAHLHHSMHSSHALQSVADALPALGIVAAVLGVIKTMASIDQPPEILGKMIGGALVGTFLGVFLAYGFMGPFASKLKVVVEEDAHFYLLIREVLVANLHNHPPAICIEVGRQNTPGGSRPSFSELEEALKASKQEAA encoded by the coding sequence ATGATTGGTATCGTCGGGATCATTCTCATCTTCGTGATGGTGTTCGGCGGCTACGTTATGGCTGGCGGCAAGATGGGTATCATCCTGCATTCGCTGCCCTTCGAATTCGCAATGATCGGCGGGGCCGCGGCCGGTGCCTTCGTCATCAGCAACGACATGGCCGCCATCAAGCACACACTCAAGGATATTTCCAAGGTTTTCAAAGGCCCCCACTGGAAACCCGAGGACTATCGGGATCTCCTGTGCCTGCTGTTCGAGCTGATTCGCGTTGCCCGCCAGAACCCGCTTGAACTGGAAACACATATCGAGGCTCCGGGCGACTCCGTCATCTTCGGCCGCTACCCCAAGATCGTGGCAGATCACGAGGCCGTCGATCTGATATGCGATACGCTCCGCGCCGCCGGAATGAACTATGATGATCCCCATCAGGTGGAGGAAGTCCTGGAAAAGCGGCTAGAGGCACATCTGCACCATTCCATGCATTCGAGCCACGCGTTGCAATCGGTGGCCGACGCGCTGCCTGCCCTCGGCATCGTCGCTGCGGTGCTGGGCGTAATCAAGACCATGGCCTCGATCGACCAGCCACCCGAGATTCTGGGCAAGATGATCGGTGGCGCCCTCGTCGGTACCTTTCTTGGAGTGTTCCTCGCTTACGGCTTCATGGGGCCCTTCGCCTCGAAACTGAAGGTCGTCGTCGAAGAGGATGCGCATTTCTACCTGCTGATCCGCGAGGTCCTGGTCGCCAATCTTCACAACCACCCGCCGGCGATATGCATCGAGGTCGGACGGCAAAACACGCCCGGCGGCAGTCGGCCGAGCTTCTCCGAACTGGAAGAGGCGCTGAAAGCGTCGAAACAGGAGGCCGCATGA
- the flhA gene encoding flagellar biosynthesis protein FlhA, translated as MPGFSVSELFRPTILMALALMAIIIMMVLPMPAWVLDIGLAASFSIAILIFTVTLFIERPLDFSSFPTILLASLMLRLSLNVSSTKLIIGQGHTGTGAAGDVIEGFAMFVMGGNVFLGLVVFGVLMIVNFIVITKGAGRMAEVGARFALDGMPGKQLAIDSDMAAGAIDHAEAKTRREREQAETTFFGSLDGASKFVKGDAVAGLLITLLNLLMGLAIGVIMHGMPLGGAFETYAILTVGDGLVSQIPAVIISIAAALLLSRGGTTGTTDLAVFTQLGKHPAALGTVSVLLCLFALVPGLPFVPFIVGSLVLGTAAFNRWRSLQHEAEKAAQPEAAEKAEPANRMGDLLDLDDIHLEFAPDLVGMVLDPSTGIEARIVSMRRHVAESFGLILPEMRLTDNGALPPGTYVVRIQGVEQARDQLRPDRVLALQAGDITLLPPGEDVREPVYGAPARWVSADRREELALQGVTVVNASEVLATHLLEVVKNNFARLLTNKALRQIFDELKNLSDQTRAQANRRMIDDLVPEKVPPDLLLAVLRLLLEERVSIRNMPLILEAIAEARPSHAGAEAICEHVRRRLGFQLVAEHRREDGTLPLLQLSPEWESRFSTYQVGGEAGVSDVALPPEEFNRLASAVSEKLAKAGENGIFPVIATSGRRRRFLQMALSAKGIAAPVLSFEEIGTNTRPALVGMVAA; from the coding sequence ATGCCCGGCTTCTCGGTTTCCGAACTGTTCCGCCCGACAATCCTGATGGCACTCGCCCTGATGGCGATCATCATAATGATGGTGCTGCCGATGCCTGCCTGGGTCCTCGACATTGGGCTGGCCGCCTCGTTTTCCATCGCGATCCTGATCTTCACGGTAACTCTGTTCATCGAACGGCCGCTCGATTTCTCATCCTTCCCGACGATCCTGCTGGCGTCGCTGATGCTCCGGCTGTCGCTCAATGTGTCCTCGACAAAGCTCATCATCGGCCAGGGCCATACCGGAACGGGGGCGGCGGGCGATGTTATCGAAGGCTTTGCCATGTTCGTCATGGGGGGGAACGTCTTCCTCGGACTGGTCGTGTTCGGCGTCCTGATGATCGTCAACTTCATCGTTATCACCAAGGGCGCCGGACGGATGGCCGAGGTCGGTGCGCGCTTCGCCCTGGATGGAATGCCGGGCAAGCAACTTGCGATCGACAGCGACATGGCGGCCGGGGCCATAGACCATGCCGAAGCGAAGACGCGGCGTGAGCGTGAACAGGCCGAAACGACCTTCTTCGGCTCACTCGACGGGGCCTCGAAATTCGTCAAAGGCGATGCAGTGGCTGGGCTGCTGATCACGCTTTTGAACCTGCTGATGGGGCTTGCCATCGGCGTGATCATGCATGGCATGCCGCTTGGAGGCGCGTTCGAGACCTACGCGATCCTTACCGTCGGCGACGGCCTTGTCAGCCAGATTCCAGCCGTCATCATCTCGATCGCAGCCGCACTTCTGCTGTCGCGGGGCGGCACGACCGGGACCACGGATCTCGCCGTTTTTACTCAACTCGGCAAGCATCCGGCCGCGCTTGGAACGGTATCGGTCCTGCTCTGCCTTTTCGCTCTGGTGCCCGGCCTCCCCTTCGTGCCCTTCATCGTCGGCAGTCTGGTGCTTGGAACCGCGGCCTTCAATCGCTGGCGCAGCCTTCAGCACGAAGCCGAGAAAGCGGCCCAGCCCGAAGCCGCAGAAAAGGCCGAGCCCGCCAACCGCATGGGCGATCTGCTCGATCTCGACGACATCCACCTGGAATTTGCACCCGACCTGGTCGGAATGGTGCTCGACCCCTCCACCGGGATCGAAGCCCGCATCGTGTCCATGCGCCGCCATGTGGCCGAGAGTTTTGGCCTGATCCTGCCCGAGATGCGGCTCACCGATAACGGAGCCCTGCCGCCGGGCACATATGTCGTGCGCATCCAGGGGGTCGAACAGGCGCGCGACCAGCTTAGACCCGACCGGGTGCTGGCGCTTCAGGCCGGCGATATCACCCTGTTGCCGCCCGGCGAGGATGTCCGCGAGCCGGTCTACGGCGCGCCTGCCCGCTGGGTCTCGGCCGACCGGCGCGAAGAACTTGCCTTGCAGGGCGTCACCGTGGTCAACGCCTCCGAAGTGCTCGCCACACATCTGCTGGAGGTGGTCAAGAACAATTTCGCGCGGCTTCTGACCAACAAGGCCCTGCGCCAGATCTTCGACGAGCTGAAGAACCTGTCGGATCAGACCCGTGCCCAGGCCAATCGTCGGATGATCGACGACCTTGTCCCCGAAAAGGTACCGCCGGACCTTCTTCTCGCAGTCCTCAGACTCCTGCTGGAGGAGCGAGTCTCTATCCGAAACATGCCGCTGATCCTCGAGGCCATCGCCGAAGCCCGACCAAGCCATGCCGGTGCAGAGGCGATCTGTGAACATGTCCGTCGGCGCCTCGGCTTCCAACTCGTCGCAGAACACCGCCGCGAAGACGGCACCCTGCCGCTGTTGCAGCTGTCGCCGGAATGGGAATCGCGGTTCTCGACCTATCAGGTCGGCGGCGAAGCCGGTGTGTCCGATGTCGCGCTGCCGCCTGAAGAATTCAACCGTCTGGCCAGCGCCGTTTCCGAAAAGCTGGCCAAGGCCGGCGAGAACGGAATATTCCCGGTGATCGCAACATCGGGCCGACGCCGCCGTTTCCTCCAAATGGCGCTTTCGGCCAAAGGAATCGCCGCTCCGGTGCTGTCTTTCGAAGAGATCGGAACCAATACGCGACCCGCTCTGGTGGGCATGGTCGCGGCATGA
- a CDS encoding flagellar biosynthetic protein FliR has product MTLELAPALEIWRPLAWAGFLVFLRVGAIMAMLPAFGERAVPIRVRLGLALAFTAVVSPAVSPGLIETPPSLALAFATETVIGLALGLVLRLMILALQMAGEIAAQATSLSQILGAASMDPQPAMGRLMLMAGLALAVMSGLHVRAAEAMILSYDLLPAGRFPDAGDLADWGVGGIAKGFALAATLAMPFVIASLIYNVALGVINKAMPQLMVAFVGAPAITAGGLVILFLSLPPMLTFWQDRLLTLFAAPFGAGG; this is encoded by the coding sequence ATGACGCTCGAACTTGCACCGGCCCTCGAGATCTGGCGCCCCCTGGCCTGGGCCGGTTTCCTCGTCTTCCTGCGGGTCGGTGCGATCATGGCCATGCTGCCGGCCTTTGGCGAACGCGCGGTGCCCATACGGGTTCGGCTTGGCCTCGCACTGGCCTTCACCGCAGTGGTCTCTCCGGCGGTGTCCCCCGGCCTCATAGAGACCCCGCCTTCACTGGCACTGGCCTTCGCGACCGAAACCGTGATCGGCCTCGCACTCGGACTGGTCCTCCGGCTTATGATTCTTGCCTTGCAAATGGCGGGCGAAATCGCAGCGCAGGCCACCTCTCTGTCCCAGATCCTCGGCGCCGCTTCGATGGACCCGCAACCGGCAATGGGGCGGCTCATGCTGATGGCCGGACTGGCACTGGCCGTAATGTCGGGGCTGCATGTGCGCGCGGCAGAGGCGATGATTCTGTCCTATGACCTGTTGCCCGCGGGCCGGTTCCCCGATGCCGGCGATCTGGCCGATTGGGGTGTCGGTGGCATCGCCAAGGGGTTCGCCCTCGCCGCCACACTGGCAATGCCCTTCGTGATCGCCTCGCTCATCTACAACGTTGCGCTCGGCGTCATCAACAAGGCGATGCCACAGCTGATGGTTGCCTTTGTCGGTGCGCCGGCCATTACGGCGGGCGGGCTTGTCATTCTGTTTCTGTCGCTGCCACCGATGCTGACATTCTGGCAGGACAGACTTCTGACGCTTTTCGCGGCCCCGTTCGGAGCAGGCGGATGA
- a CDS encoding EscU/YscU/HrcU family type III secretion system export apparatus switch protein, translated as MSDEDPGDKQFEPTQKKLDDARRKGEIARSTDINTAAVYAGFALTALALGGTSLIKMGELGAGMIGQADRLAPLLLEGHGSAPVGGLMAQFGLVVLPWLAIPALAALASVLAQRSLVVAPEKLLPKLSRINPIETAKNKFGRSGLFEFTKSTVKLALYTILLALYLSHHVEEMLGTMYLSPAMAAAKLVRMSAEFLTVVVAIAASIGVVDYLWQIAEHRRRHRMSLEELKEEIKQSEGDPHIKQQRRQRAMDIATNQMLRDVPDADVVIVNPTHYAVALKWDRARRGAPFCLAKGVDEVAARIREVAVETGVPMRSDPPTARAIYGSVEIGDEIKPEHYKAVAAAIRFAEEMRTRAKGL; from the coding sequence ATGAGCGACGAGGATCCCGGCGACAAGCAGTTCGAGCCGACCCAGAAAAAGCTCGACGATGCAAGAAGAAAGGGTGAGATCGCCCGGTCGACCGATATCAATACGGCCGCAGTCTATGCCGGGTTCGCGCTGACTGCCTTGGCACTCGGCGGAACCAGCCTGATCAAAATGGGCGAGCTCGGCGCAGGTATGATCGGTCAAGCCGACCGGCTGGCACCGCTACTTCTGGAGGGGCATGGCAGCGCCCCGGTAGGAGGCCTGATGGCACAGTTCGGCCTTGTCGTCCTGCCCTGGCTTGCGATTCCCGCCCTTGCCGCTCTTGCTTCGGTTCTGGCGCAGCGCAGCCTGGTTGTCGCACCGGAAAAGCTGCTGCCAAAGCTGTCGCGGATCAACCCGATCGAAACGGCGAAGAACAAGTTCGGCCGTTCCGGGCTTTTCGAGTTCACCAAGAGCACCGTAAAGCTCGCGCTCTACACCATCCTGCTTGCGCTCTATCTCAGCCATCATGTCGAGGAAATGCTGGGCACGATGTATCTGTCACCTGCGATGGCTGCGGCCAAGCTGGTGCGCATGTCGGCCGAATTCCTTACTGTGGTCGTCGCCATTGCCGCCTCGATCGGCGTGGTCGATTACCTTTGGCAGATCGCCGAACACCGCAGGCGCCACCGGATGTCGCTCGAGGAACTCAAGGAAGAAATCAAGCAGTCCGAAGGGGACCCCCATATCAAGCAACAGCGGCGGCAACGCGCAATGGATATCGCAACCAACCAGATGCTGCGTGATGTGCCCGATGCCGATGTGGTGATCGTCAACCCGACCCATTATGCCGTCGCACTGAAATGGGACCGCGCTCGCCGCGGCGCCCCGTTCTGCCTGGCCAAAGGTGTGGACGAGGTCGCAGCGCGGATCCGAGAGGTTGCTGTCGAGACCGGCGTGCCGATGCGCAGCGACCCACCGACGGCGCGCGCGATCTATGGCAGCGTCGAGATCGGCGACGAGATCAAACCGGAACATTACAAAGCCGTGGCTGCAGCGATCCGCTTTGCGGAAGAAATGCGGACCAGGGCCAAAGGGCTGTGA
- a CDS encoding DUF1153 domain-containing protein — translation MSKTMDDSIKRLTAKRKTALVIEIIQGKTTASEASRSFDLTPSEIEGWVEDAKRGMENSLRANPLDIREQYEKQLRDLQEAYGEAMLELRARKKLQALLDAQDGN, via the coding sequence ATGAGTAAGACGATGGACGACAGCATCAAGCGGTTGACGGCGAAGCGTAAAACGGCGCTCGTCATCGAGATCATCCAAGGCAAGACGACCGCGTCGGAGGCAAGCCGGTCCTTCGACCTGACGCCCTCCGAGATCGAGGGCTGGGTCGAGGATGCCAAGCGCGGCATGGAGAACTCGCTGCGCGCCAACCCGCTCGACATCCGCGAGCAATACGAGAAGCAGCTCCGGGACCTGCAGGAAGCCTATGGAGAGGCGATGCTGGAGCTGCGGGCGCGAAAAAAGCTGCAGGCCCTGCTGGATGCGCAGGACGGGAATTGA
- a CDS encoding IS3 family transposase, with amino-acid sequence MIRRTQQGLIAEGVVVSVAKLCAWFGIPRRTVYYKPVKAAPKVEARFSEPIKKLIEEEPSFGYRTVAWLLGFNKNTVQRIFQIKGWQVRKRAVGMRPRIQAVPSVAAAPNERWSTDLARIWTGKDGWASLALVIDCHNRELLGWHLSKSGKATTASAALEHALIARFGTLGKVEKEFLLRSDNGLVFTSHHFTKIARSYGLKQEFITPHCPHQNGMVERFIRTLKEQCVHRHRFETIQHAMRVIGDWISFYNKRRPHQALAMRTPAEAFTLAA; translated from the coding sequence TTGATCCGTCGCACCCAGCAGGGCCTCATTGCCGAGGGCGTCGTTGTGTCCGTCGCCAAGCTGTGTGCCTGGTTCGGCATCCCGAGGCGGACGGTCTACTACAAGCCGGTGAAGGCTGCGCCTAAGGTCGAGGCCCGCTTTTCCGAGCCGATCAAGAAGCTGATCGAGGAAGAGCCGTCCTTTGGCTATCGGACCGTGGCTTGGCTCCTGGGGTTCAACAAGAACACCGTGCAGCGGATCTTCCAGATCAAGGGCTGGCAGGTGCGCAAGCGTGCCGTGGGCATGCGGCCTCGCATCCAGGCCGTGCCGTCGGTTGCGGCTGCGCCGAACGAGCGCTGGTCGACGGATCTCGCCCGTATCTGGACGGGCAAGGACGGCTGGGCTTCCTTGGCGTTGGTGATCGACTGCCACAACCGAGAGTTGCTGGGCTGGCATCTGTCGAAGTCCGGCAAAGCCACGACCGCCAGCGCCGCCCTCGAGCACGCCCTGATCGCCAGGTTCGGCACTTTGGGCAAGGTCGAGAAAGAGTTCCTGCTGAGGTCGGACAACGGTCTGGTCTTCACCAGCCACCACTTCACCAAGATCGCCCGCAGCTACGGTCTGAAGCAGGAGTTCATCACCCCACACTGTCCCCACCAGAACGGCATGGTCGAACGCTTCATCCGGACGCTGAAGGAGCAATGCGTGCATCGCCACCGTTTTGAGACCATCCAGCACGCGATGCGCGTCATCGGTGACTGGATCAGCTTCTACAACAAACGCCGCCCTCATCAGGCCCTTGCCATGCGCACGCCTGCCGAGGCATTCACATTAGCGGCTTAA
- a CDS encoding flagellar basal body-associated FliL family protein, with amino-acid sequence MGKLLPVVIALVGLAIGGGAGFLLKPAPPPPDSTDHSASQGLAENGSHMTADGHAAGAPSAAGNGDDPADSSEYVKLSNQFVVPVVHGGRVGALVVMSISLEAPTGSSEFVFEREPRLRDAFLQVLFDHANAGGFDGAFTESGNLTLLRRALLEASQSVLGPIVSDILITDLVRQDA; translated from the coding sequence ATGGGCAAGCTCTTACCTGTCGTCATTGCACTCGTCGGCCTTGCGATCGGCGGTGGTGCGGGGTTCCTTCTGAAACCTGCACCGCCCCCGCCTGACTCGACCGATCACAGTGCTTCCCAGGGTCTGGCCGAAAACGGCAGTCATATGACGGCCGATGGCCATGCTGCGGGTGCGCCGTCCGCCGCTGGGAATGGCGACGATCCTGCGGACAGTTCCGAATATGTGAAGCTCAGCAACCAATTTGTCGTGCCGGTTGTTCACGGCGGAAGAGTTGGTGCGCTGGTGGTCATGTCGATCAGTCTTGAGGCACCCACAGGCAGCAGCGAATTCGTCTTCGAACGCGAACCCCGGCTACGCGATGCCTTCCTGCAGGTCCTGTTCGACCATGCCAATGCAGGCGGCTTCGATGGCGCCTTTACCGAAAGCGGTAACCTGACGTTGCTGCGGCGAGCGTTGCTGGAGGCATCACAAAGCGTGCTGGGTCCGATTGTGTCGGACATCCTCATCACCGATCTGGTTCGGCAAGACGCCTAG
- the flgH gene encoding flagellar basal body L-ring protein FlgH has product MRPLVLVLCATALLFPAACDRLKEVGRPPSFKPVEGSNSYYAMTDSATLPMEVERRSPLDNSSLWAHGRQSLLGDHRAGRRGDILTVVIEIDEKAEISNTTARSRSGATSMGIPQLLGIPQRINKALPDGVTMDNAVDADSSSSHSGNGSVKRKEKLTLRIAATVTDVLNNGVMKIEGSQEVRVNYEMRELLVSGYVRPEDISRQNEITYDKIAAARISYGGRGQIMDVQQPRIGHQIADIILPF; this is encoded by the coding sequence ATGAGACCCCTTGTCCTTGTTCTCTGCGCCACGGCGCTGCTCTTCCCGGCCGCCTGCGACCGGTTGAAGGAGGTCGGTCGGCCCCCGTCCTTCAAGCCCGTCGAGGGGTCCAACTCCTATTACGCGATGACGGACAGTGCGACACTGCCGATGGAGGTCGAGCGTCGCAGCCCGCTCGACAATTCCTCGCTCTGGGCCCATGGGCGCCAGTCGCTTCTGGGCGACCATCGCGCCGGACGCCGCGGCGACATCCTGACCGTGGTGATCGAAATCGACGAAAAGGCAGAAATTTCGAATACGACCGCGCGCAGTCGGAGCGGCGCGACGTCGATGGGCATCCCGCAGCTTTTGGGCATTCCGCAACGGATCAACAAGGCCCTGCCGGATGGAGTGACGATGGACAATGCCGTCGATGCGGATTCGAGTTCGAGCCATAGCGGGAACGGGTCGGTCAAACGCAAGGAGAAGTTGACGCTTCGGATCGCGGCCACCGTCACCGACGTCCTGAATAATGGCGTCATGAAGATCGAGGGCTCGCAAGAGGTCCGGGTCAATTATGAAATGCGCGAACTTCTGGTTAGCGGTTATGTTCGTCCCGAGGATATCTCGCGTCAGAACGAGATCACCTATGACAAGATTGCGGCCGCCCGCATCTCCTATGGCGGTCGCGGACAAATAATGGACGTTCAACAGCCACGGATCGGCCATCAGATTGCCGATATCATCCTGCCATTCTGA
- the flgA gene encoding flagellar basal body P-ring formation chaperone FlgA, with translation MRLLVLLAVLGGALPVVADADILVATRSVRGQTILGPGDVTVVAGEAVGTLVAPEEAIGQEARVNLYAGRPIRIGDVGPPAIIERNEIVTLRYQSRGLSIAADARALDRAGVGDALRVMNLASRNTVTGFVAPDGSVVVGASLKP, from the coding sequence ATGCGACTGCTTGTCCTCCTTGCCGTTCTGGGCGGTGCGCTGCCGGTCGTCGCCGATGCCGATATTCTGGTCGCGACCCGGTCGGTGCGGGGTCAGACAATCCTCGGTCCCGGCGATGTGACCGTGGTCGCCGGAGAGGCTGTCGGGACCCTGGTCGCCCCCGAAGAGGCCATCGGTCAGGAGGCGCGGGTCAATCTCTATGCCGGTCGTCCGATCCGCATCGGCGATGTCGGCCCGCCTGCGATCATCGAACGCAACGAGATCGTCACCCTGCGTTACCAGAGCCGCGGCCTCAGCATCGCCGCCGATGCCCGTGCGCTCGACCGGGCCGGTGTCGGCGATGCCCTGCGCGTCATGAACCTCGCCTCGCGCAACACCGTCACCGGATTTGTCGCGCCCGACGGCAGCGTGGTCGTCGGCGCCAGCCTGAAACCCTGA
- the flgG gene encoding flagellar basal-body rod protein FlgG, with the protein MRALQIAATGMSAQQMRVEVISNNLANMSTTGYNARRADFADLHYQQVTRPGTINANDGTVLPTGVQLGLGVRPAAVSVVLAQGSLSQTNGDLDVAIDGRGYLEVTLPSGQAAYTRDGALKRTGDGLIVTSDGYTVSPGITIPDDARSLSVNSEGELYAYFDGEIQAQLLGQFNLSMFSNDKGLEAIGSNLFVETEASGAALVGTPGVDGFGTLRQGYLEDSSVDAVREITDLIEAQRGYELNAKVITAADQMMSATTQVR; encoded by the coding sequence ATGCGCGCTCTTCAGATTGCCGCGACCGGCATGTCGGCCCAGCAGATGCGGGTCGAGGTCATCTCGAACAACCTCGCGAACATGAGCACCACGGGCTACAATGCCCGCCGGGCCGATTTCGCCGATCTGCATTACCAGCAGGTCACCCGGCCCGGGACCATCAACGCCAATGACGGCACGGTGTTGCCGACCGGTGTTCAACTGGGCCTGGGCGTGCGGCCGGCCGCGGTGTCGGTGGTGCTGGCCCAGGGGTCGTTGTCGCAGACCAATGGCGACCTCGATGTTGCCATCGACGGTCGCGGCTATCTGGAGGTGACGCTGCCCTCGGGCCAGGCCGCCTATACCCGCGACGGTGCGCTGAAACGCACCGGCGACGGGCTTATCGTCACCTCCGACGGCTATACCGTGAGCCCCGGCATCACCATTCCCGACGATGCCCGCAGCCTCTCCGTCAATTCCGAGGGCGAGCTCTATGCGTATTTCGATGGTGAGATCCAGGCCCAGCTGCTGGGGCAGTTCAACCTCTCCATGTTCAGCAATGACAAGGGGCTCGAGGCGATCGGCTCGAACCTGTTCGTCGAGACCGAGGCCTCGGGCGCGGCGCTCGTCGGCACGCCGGGCGTCGATGGTTTCGGCACGTTACGTCAGGGCTATCTCGAAGACAGTTCGGTCGATGCGGTGCGCGAGATCACCGATTTGATCGAAGCGCAGCGCGGCTACGAACTGAACGCCAAGGTCATCACTGCCGCAGACCAGATGATGAGCGCGACGACACAGGTGCGTTGA
- a CDS encoding flagellar hook-basal body complex protein, translating to MQTTGYTTLTRQSGLMREIQSIANNIANSSTIGYRREGLIFSEYIVDVDGPGGSLSMAEANVRNTDFGQAPLTQTKGTFDFAIEGEGFFLLDTPQGQRLTRAGSFTPDAAGNLVSPDGYPLLDAGGAPVFAPPDAASVAVSADGTISADGRPLTQIGVYLPADPNAMTHVAGTLFDPGGATEAVLESSILQGFVEQSNVDPMTEISRMIEVQHAYELGQKFLEREDERVRDVIRTLGSSS from the coding sequence ATGCAAACCACCGGATATACCACGCTCACCCGGCAATCGGGCCTGATGCGCGAGATTCAGAGCATCGCCAACAATATCGCCAACAGCTCGACCATCGGCTATCGGCGCGAGGGGCTGATCTTTTCGGAATATATCGTCGATGTCGACGGGCCGGGCGGCTCCTTGTCGATGGCCGAGGCCAATGTGCGCAATACCGATTTTGGCCAGGCGCCGCTGACACAGACCAAAGGTACTTTCGATTTCGCCATCGAGGGCGAAGGATTCTTCCTGCTCGATACTCCGCAGGGCCAGCGTCTGACCCGGGCCGGCAGCTTCACGCCCGATGCGGCCGGCAATCTGGTTTCGCCCGACGGCTATCCGTTGCTCGACGCCGGCGGTGCGCCGGTCTTCGCGCCGCCGGATGCCGCCTCCGTGGCGGTTTCCGCCGATGGCACGATCAGTGCCGACGGCAGGCCGCTGACCCAGATCGGGGTCTATCTTCCTGCCGATCCGAACGCGATGACCCATGTTGCGGGCACGCTGTTCGACCCGGGCGGTGCGACCGAGGCAGTGCTCGAAAGCAGCATCCTGCAGGGTTTCGTCGAACAGTCGAATGTCGATCCGATGACCGAAATCTCGCGGATGATCGAGGTTCAGCATGCCTATGAGCTCGGCCAGAAGTTTCTCGAACGCGAGGACGAGCGCGTCCGCGACGTGATCCGGACCCTCGGGTCCAGCAGCTGA
- a CDS encoding flagellar biosynthetic protein FliQ — MNELVFYDTLRQGLWISVVISMPILTAALVTGVAIGLFQALTSVQEMTLTFVPKLAAILIVFWISMAFMTETLVGFFTGRIVPMIAGI; from the coding sequence ATGAATGAGCTCGTCTTCTACGACACTCTGCGTCAGGGCCTCTGGATCTCGGTCGTGATCTCGATGCCGATTCTGACGGCTGCGCTGGTGACCGGCGTGGCGATCGGCCTGTTTCAGGCTCTGACCTCGGTACAGGAGATGACGCTCACCTTCGTACCCAAACTTGCGGCGATCCTGATCGTGTTCTGGATCTCGATGGCGTTCATGACCGAAACGCTGGTCGGGTTCTTCACCGGACGGATCGTTCCCATGATCGCGGGGATCTGA
- the fliE gene encoding flagellar hook-basal body complex protein FliE — protein MDLKSSTAALGYTTARPATLPQPGDDGVEKTFAAAAQGLSDTIRNAEQTAMSSMTGGADPHALVQALAQTELAVETAITIRDKVVEAYQEILRMPV, from the coding sequence ATGGATCTGAAATCCAGTACCGCCGCCCTTGGATATACCACGGCGCGTCCGGCGACCCTGCCCCAACCCGGAGATGACGGCGTCGAGAAGACCTTTGCGGCCGCGGCCCAGGGCTTGTCGGACACGATCCGGAATGCCGAGCAGACCGCGATGTCGAGCATGACCGGCGGTGCCGACCCGCATGCCCTGGTGCAGGCGCTGGCGCAGACCGAACTTGCGGTCGAAACCGCGATCACGATCCGTGACAAGGTGGTCGAGGCCTATCAGGAAATCCTGAGGATGCCGGTTTAG
- the flgC gene encoding flagellar basal body rod protein FlgC gives MNDLSQSFGLSASGLKAQATRLRLVSENIANADTPGYRRKLTTFETELTSHGPTGEVRTGRVSLDQSDLTKVHDPSHPLADATGSYDGSNVDLVVEIADAREAQRSYEANLKMFDQARQMSRGLLDLLRR, from the coding sequence ATGAACGATCTTAGCCAGAGTTTCGGCCTGTCGGCCAGCGGCCTGAAGGCCCAAGCAACCCGGCTGCGGCTGGTATCCGAGAATATCGCCAATGCCGATACGCCCGGATATCGACGCAAGCTGACCACCTTCGAGACCGAGCTGACCTCGCATGGTCCGACCGGCGAGGTGCGGACCGGCCGGGTATCGCTCGATCAGTCGGATCTGACCAAAGTGCATGATCCGTCGCATCCGCTGGCCGATGCGACGGGCAGTTACGACGGCTCGAACGTGGATCTTGTCGTCGAGATCGCTGACGCGCGCGAGGCGCAGCGCAGCTACGAGGCGAACCTCAAGATGTTCGACCAGGCACGCCAAATGTCGCGCGGCCTGCTCGATCTGTTGCGTCGATAA